Proteins encoded by one window of Alphaproteobacteria bacterium:
- a CDS encoding divergent polysaccharide deacetylase family protein — protein sequence MARAGTPQATAPRRPGLGLALATLAVIVGLGGLLAWLSLASAPGTGGPAVVSPADYTAPAISLTLPPPVPQVPAGPSESPGTAQPTSTQADQTDGLAAAAPAATATTAAGTAEGGDAAGQSTSQDPAPSASSTITEATAAAAGADPEKTTDPATVEVASAAPAVEPAPTAPTAAPAVGADRPAPPDPALTEPGPTGPLPRIGDDGRTPWRAYARPFDPSERRPRIAVIVSWLGLSRAATETAIQNLPAGVTLAFSPYADDLDTWLARARAAGHETLLNLPMEPVGYPVQDPGPNTLLTGLPADENRARLQWLLSRVSGYVGVINHMGSRFTTTPDSLRPVLDEVRVRGLLFVDSRAAADSAVGQVSRVIGLPYVVNDRNIDHQATRDAIDAQLAEIEQIAARTGQAVAVGLHFPVTLERLALWLPTLEAKGFVLAPVSTMLENPEVASAAPAP from the coding sequence ATGGCCCGCGCCGGCACACCGCAGGCGACCGCACCCCGGCGTCCGGGGCTGGGTCTGGCTCTGGCGACGCTGGCCGTCATTGTCGGGTTGGGCGGCCTGCTGGCCTGGCTGAGCCTGGCCTCGGCGCCCGGCACCGGCGGACCGGCCGTCGTGTCGCCGGCTGACTACACCGCCCCTGCGATCAGCCTGACCCTGCCACCACCGGTGCCACAGGTTCCGGCTGGCCCGTCCGAATCGCCGGGCACCGCACAGCCAACATCGACTCAAGCGGACCAGACCGACGGGCTTGCCGCCGCCGCACCGGCCGCCACCGCCACCACCGCCGCCGGCACAGCGGAAGGTGGCGACGCGGCGGGTCAATCGACGAGCCAGGACCCGGCCCCGTCCGCTTCGTCCACAATAACAGAGGCCACAGCGGCGGCGGCCGGCGCAGACCCCGAAAAGACGACAGACCCGGCCACGGTGGAGGTCGCCTCCGCCGCGCCGGCGGTTGAGCCCGCTCCGACCGCCCCCACGGCGGCGCCGGCGGTCGGGGCGGATCGGCCGGCGCCGCCGGACCCGGCCCTGACGGAGCCCGGCCCGACCGGCCCGCTGCCCCGAATCGGCGATGACGGGCGCACCCCATGGCGCGCCTATGCCAGACCCTTCGACCCCAGCGAGCGACGACCGCGCATTGCGGTCATCGTCAGTTGGCTTGGCCTGTCCCGCGCCGCTACCGAAACGGCTATCCAGAACCTGCCGGCCGGGGTGACTCTGGCTTTCTCACCCTATGCCGATGATCTGGACACCTGGCTGGCCCGGGCCCGTGCGGCAGGCCACGAGACCCTGCTCAACCTGCCCATGGAACCCGTCGGCTATCCGGTGCAGGACCCCGGCCCCAACACCCTGCTGACCGGTCTTCCCGCCGACGAGAACCGGGCGCGCCTGCAATGGCTTCTGAGCCGGGTATCGGGCTATGTGGGCGTGATCAACCATATGGGATCACGCTTTACGACGACGCCGGATTCCCTGCGTCCGGTCCTGGACGAGGTGCGCGTTCGCGGTCTTCTGTTTGTTGACAGCCGTGCCGCCGCCGACAGCGCCGTCGGCCAGGTCTCTCGCGTCATCGGTCTGCCCTATGTGGTCAACGACCGTAACATTGACCATCAGGCGACCCGCGACGCTATCGACGCTCAACTGGCGGAGATCGAACAGATCGCCGCGCGCACCGGCCAGGCGGTTGCGGTTGGGCTGCACTTCCCGGTCACTCTGGAGCGGCTGGCTCTGTGGCTGCCAACACTGGAAGCCAAGGGCTTTGTCCTGGCGCCGGTCAGCACCATGCTGGAGAACCCCGAGGTGGCCAGCGCGGCGCCCGCACCATGA
- a CDS encoding F0F1 ATP synthase subunit gamma, producing MANLKILRRRIQSVRSTQKITSAMKMVAASKLRRAQEQAEAARPYAERMERMVGALAASTRGREGVSPLLSGTGRDQVHLLIPITADRGLCGSFNSAIIRATQRDIRRLEAEGKTVKLLCVGRKARDALRRDHGDKIVETFQDLQRPALDFAKADGVAQRIMELFEEGAFDVASVVYNRFRSAISQIVTHQQLIPFTPPEAEESDDTADGSEGGAQTASGAVYEFEPAEEDILAALLPDNMAVQVYRGLLESAASEHGARMTAMDNATRNAGEMIDRLALVYNRTRQAAITTELIEIISGAEAI from the coding sequence ATGGCCAATCTCAAGATACTGCGCCGACGCATCCAGAGTGTGCGTTCGACTCAGAAAATCACCTCCGCCATGAAGATGGTGGCGGCGAGCAAGCTGCGGCGTGCCCAGGAACAGGCGGAAGCGGCGCGTCCCTATGCCGAACGCATGGAACGCATGGTCGGGGCGCTGGCCGCCAGCACGCGCGGTCGCGAAGGGGTATCGCCGCTGCTGTCCGGCACCGGGCGGGACCAGGTTCATCTGCTGATCCCGATCACCGCCGATCGCGGCCTGTGCGGCAGCTTCAACAGCGCCATTATCCGCGCCACCCAGCGTGATATTCGCCGCCTGGAAGCCGAGGGCAAGACGGTCAAGCTGCTGTGTGTCGGTCGCAAGGCGCGCGACGCCCTGCGCCGCGACCATGGCGACAAGATCGTTGAGACCTTTCAGGACCTGCAGCGTCCGGCGCTCGATTTCGCGAAGGCCGATGGCGTGGCGCAGCGCATCATGGAACTGTTCGAAGAAGGCGCCTTTGACGTGGCGAGCGTGGTCTATAACCGGTTCCGCTCCGCCATCAGCCAGATCGTCACCCACCAGCAGTTGATTCCGTTCACCCCACCGGAGGCGGAAGAGAGCGACGACACCGCGGACGGCAGCGAGGGTGGCGCGCAGACCGCGTCCGGTGCGGTGTATGAGTTTGAGCCGGCGGAGGAAGATATCCTGGCCGCCCTTCTGCCCGACAATATGGCGGTTCAGGTCTATCGCGGACTGCTGGAAAGCGCCGCCAGCGAACACGGCGCACGCATGACGGCAATGGACAATGCGACTCGCAATGCCGGCGAGATGATCGACCGGCTGGCGCTGGTCTATAACCGGACCCGGCAGGCCGCCATTACAACCGAACTTATCGAGATCATTTCCGGCGCGGAAGCCATCTAG
- a CDS encoding F0F1 ATP synthase subunit delta — protein sequence MAAGSSGTSGLARRYAAALYGLAEDGGALDTVAADLSALAQALRSHDDLRHLVRSPLFGRAEQERALDRVLADAGADPLTRRFAAVVARHRRLFALGDIIAAFLAELARRRGEVQAEVVSARDLDDDEVRALDAALRRALGERIGMTRRVEPEILGGLVIRIGSRMIDSSLKSKLERLRHRLRSSRQTA from the coding sequence TTGGCAGCGGGAAGCAGCGGGACGAGCGGACTGGCCCGTCGCTATGCGGCGGCCCTGTATGGCCTGGCCGAGGACGGAGGGGCGCTGGACACTGTCGCCGCCGATCTGTCGGCGCTGGCCCAGGCCCTGCGCAGTCATGACGACCTGCGCCATCTGGTGCGCAGTCCGCTGTTCGGCCGGGCCGAGCAGGAACGGGCGCTGGACCGGGTGCTGGCGGATGCCGGGGCCGATCCCCTGACCCGCCGCTTTGCCGCCGTTGTGGCCCGCCATCGCCGGCTGTTCGCCCTGGGCGACATCATTGCCGCCTTTCTCGCCGAGCTGGCCCGCCGCCGCGGTGAGGTGCAGGCCGAAGTGGTCAGCGCCCGCGATCTGGACGATGACGAAGTTCGGGCGCTGGATGCAGCGTTGCGTCGCGCTCTGGGCGAACGAATTGGTATGACGCGACGGGTGGAGCCGGAGATTCTCGGCGGCCTCGTCATTCGCATCGGCTCACGCATGATCGACAGTTCACTGAAATCGAAGCTGGAGCGTCTGCGCCATCGCCTGCGCAGCAGTCGCCAGACCGCCTGA
- a CDS encoding ferritin-like domain-containing protein, with protein sequence MKGWSLEDIRWDRFDPLRVNPEVLRIVKAAANVEHNGADYGRYLCNVFHDDPAFQQAALTWAHEEVQHGRALARWAGLADPDFDFDTCFQRFRDGFSLTLDATESIRGSRAAELLSRCIVEVGTSSYYSALAEASDEPVLREICQNIAADELRHYKLFYSHLRRYLKQEKISRLRRFMVAARRITETEDDELAYAYYAANGGDAPYSRRRWSKAYLNRAARLYRPRHVERGVAMALKAAGFQPWGRLNRPLARMAYWMMRRKARHGPGAAGDDYIMGMRVA encoded by the coding sequence ATGAAGGGCTGGAGTCTGGAGGACATTCGCTGGGACCGGTTCGACCCTCTGCGGGTGAATCCGGAAGTCCTGCGCATCGTCAAGGCGGCCGCCAATGTGGAGCACAACGGCGCCGACTATGGCCGCTATCTGTGCAATGTGTTTCACGATGATCCTGCGTTTCAGCAGGCGGCGCTGACCTGGGCCCATGAAGAGGTGCAGCACGGCCGGGCGCTTGCTCGCTGGGCCGGGCTGGCCGACCCCGATTTTGATTTCGATACCTGTTTTCAGCGCTTCCGCGACGGCTTCAGCCTGACGCTTGACGCAACCGAGTCCATTCGCGGCTCGCGCGCGGCGGAGCTGCTGTCACGCTGCATCGTTGAGGTGGGGACCAGCTCGTACTACTCCGCGCTGGCTGAAGCCAGCGATGAGCCGGTCTTGAGGGAGATATGCCAGAATATCGCGGCTGACGAACTGCGCCACTACAAGCTGTTCTACAGCCATCTGCGGCGCTATCTGAAGCAGGAGAAGATCAGCCGTCTGCGGCGCTTTATGGTGGCGGCGCGGCGCATCACCGAAACCGAGGATGACGAACTGGCCTATGCCTACTATGCCGCCAATGGCGGCGACGCGCCCTATTCCCGCCGGCGCTGGAGCAAGGCCTATCTCAACCGGGCGGCGCGTCTGTATCGGCCGCGCCATGTGGAGCGCGGCGTCGCCATGGCGCTCAAAGCGGCAGGGTTCCAGCCCTGGGGTCGGCTCAACCGGCCCCTGGCCCGGATGGCCTATTGGATGATGCGGCGCAAGGCGCGACATGGGCCGGGCGCCGCGGGCGATGACTACATCATGGGTATGCGAGTCGCCTGA
- the atpA gene encoding F0F1 ATP synthase subunit alpha produces MDIRAAEISAILRQEIASFDTGADVSEVGTVLSVGDGVARVYGLDQVQAGELVEFPGGIRGMALNLEVDNVGVVIFGIDRGIKEGDTVKRTGAIVDTGVGKALLGRVVDGLGNPIDGKGDVAFSERRRVDVKAPGIIPRRSVHEPVQTGLKAIDSLVPVGRGQRELIIGDRQTGKTAVAIDAIINQRTANAGGDESKKLYCIYCSVGQKRSTVAQTVKTLQDFGAFDYTIVVAATASDPAPMQFLAPYTATAMGEYFRDNGMHALIIYDDLSKQATAYRQMSLLLRRPPGREAYPGDVFYLHSRLLERAAKMNDENGGGSLTALPIIETQAGDVSAYIPTNVISITDGQIFLETELFYQGIRPAINVGISVSRVGSAAQIKAMKQVAGRIKLELAQYREMASFAQFASDLDAATRRQLDRGARLTELLKQAQYSPMPVEEQVVSIFLGVRGHLDNVPVDDVSRFEQAFLDQVRDKGKDILTSIRSSGELTDETEKSLAEMAGAFARSFA; encoded by the coding sequence ATGGATATTCGTGCCGCAGAAATTTCGGCCATCCTGCGCCAGGAGATCGCCAGTTTTGACACCGGAGCCGATGTTTCCGAGGTCGGCACGGTGCTCAGCGTCGGTGACGGCGTTGCCCGCGTCTATGGTCTGGATCAGGTGCAGGCCGGCGAGCTGGTGGAGTTTCCGGGTGGCATTCGCGGTATGGCGCTGAACCTGGAAGTGGACAATGTGGGCGTCGTTATTTTCGGCATCGACCGGGGCATCAAGGAAGGCGACACGGTCAAGCGGACCGGCGCCATTGTGGATACGGGCGTTGGCAAGGCTTTGCTGGGCCGGGTGGTTGACGGTTTGGGCAACCCCATCGACGGCAAGGGTGATGTGGCGTTCAGCGAACGCCGCCGGGTGGACGTCAAGGCCCCGGGCATCATCCCCCGACGCAGTGTGCACGAGCCGGTGCAAACGGGCCTCAAGGCCATCGACAGCCTGGTGCCGGTCGGCCGCGGCCAGCGGGAACTGATCATCGGCGACCGCCAGACCGGCAAGACAGCGGTGGCCATTGACGCCATCATCAACCAACGCACCGCCAACGCCGGCGGAGACGAATCGAAGAAGCTCTATTGCATCTACTGCTCGGTCGGTCAGAAGCGTTCCACCGTGGCGCAGACGGTCAAGACGCTGCAGGACTTCGGCGCCTTCGACTACACCATCGTGGTGGCCGCCACCGCGTCCGACCCGGCGCCCATGCAGTTCCTGGCGCCCTATACGGCGACGGCCATGGGTGAGTACTTCCGCGACAACGGGATGCACGCCCTGATCATCTATGACGATCTGTCAAAGCAGGCCACGGCCTATCGCCAGATGAGCCTGTTGCTGCGTCGGCCACCGGGACGCGAAGCCTATCCGGGTGACGTGTTCTATCTGCACTCGCGGCTGCTGGAGCGGGCGGCGAAGATGAACGACGAGAATGGCGGCGGCTCGCTGACCGCGCTGCCGATCATCGAAACCCAGGCGGGTGACGTGTCGGCCTATATTCCCACCAACGTCATCTCCATCACCGATGGTCAGATTTTCCTGGAGACGGAGCTGTTCTATCAGGGCATCCGGCCGGCCATTAATGTTGGCATTTCAGTCAGCCGGGTGGGCTCCGCGGCGCAGATCAAGGCCATGAAGCAAGTGGCCGGGCGCATCAAGCTGGAGCTGGCGCAGTATCGCGAAATGGCGTCCTTCGCCCAGTTTGCCTCCGACCTGGATGCCGCTACCCGTCGACAGCTCGACCGTGGCGCCCGTCTGACGGAATTGCTGAAACAGGCGCAGTATTCGCCCATGCCGGTGGAGGAGCAGGTGGTATCCATCTTCCTCGGTGTGCGTGGCCACCTGGATAATGTGCCGGTGGACGATGTGAGCCGTTTCGAACAGGCCTTTCTCGATCAGGTGCGCGACAAGGGCAAGGATATCCTTACGTCCATACGGTCGTCCGGTGAACTGACGGATGAAACGGAGAAGTCGCTGGCCGAGATGGCCGGTGCCTTCGCCCGGTCATTCGCCTGA
- a CDS encoding RNA pyrophosphohydrolase, whose translation MTDAPKRRLDVARPYRRGVGILLFNRAGLVFVGQRHDMTGSAWQMPQGGIDDGEEAAAAACRELNEETGVPPDLAEIVGQTGWIRYDLPEGLSQTAWQGRFRGQEQIWFAMRFLGEDKDVDLDADGHAAEFRTWRWVAPARLPGLVVSFKRGAYRRVLAELGRLVRPA comes from the coding sequence ATGACCGACGCGCCGAAGCGACGCCTGGACGTGGCGCGGCCCTATCGTCGCGGCGTCGGTATCCTGCTGTTCAACCGGGCCGGCCTGGTCTTCGTCGGCCAGCGCCACGACATGACCGGCAGCGCATGGCAGATGCCGCAGGGTGGCATTGACGACGGCGAGGAAGCGGCGGCAGCGGCCTGTCGGGAACTCAATGAAGAAACGGGCGTACCGCCTGATCTGGCGGAAATCGTCGGTCAGACTGGGTGGATTCGTTATGACCTGCCGGAAGGTCTGTCGCAAACCGCCTGGCAGGGGCGCTTTCGTGGTCAGGAGCAGATCTGGTTCGCCATGCGCTTTCTTGGCGAAGACAAGGACGTGGACCTTGATGCCGATGGCCATGCGGCGGAGTTCCGTACCTGGCGCTGGGTAGCGCCGGCCCGCCTGCCGGGACTGGTGGTTTCCTTCAAGCGAGGCGCCTATCGCCGCGTCCTGGCCGAACTCGGACGACTCGTCCGACCGGCCTGA
- a CDS encoding F0F1 ATP synthase subunit epsilon, which translates to MADTFTFELVSPDRLLLSEQVEMVVVPGEEGDFGVLPGHAPVISAMRPGLIAVYDGGQVSRRLFVSGGFAEVSDNRLTVLAQEADSLEDLDRGVIEQRLKELREDLADSTDEREMRAATAAIAAAEARLAVLDSAT; encoded by the coding sequence ATGGCCGATACATTCACCTTCGAACTGGTGTCGCCTGACCGGTTGTTGTTGTCGGAACAGGTGGAGATGGTGGTGGTGCCCGGCGAGGAGGGGGATTTTGGCGTCCTGCCGGGCCATGCGCCGGTGATTTCCGCCATGCGTCCGGGCCTGATCGCGGTCTATGACGGCGGCCAGGTCAGCCGTCGGCTGTTTGTCTCCGGCGGATTCGCCGAGGTGTCGGACAATCGGTTGACGGTTCTGGCCCAGGAAGCCGATTCACTGGAAGACCTGGATCGCGGCGTTATCGAGCAGCGCCTGAAAGAGTTGCGCGAGGATCTGGCGGACAGCACGGACGAGCGCGAGATGCGCGCCGCCACCGCCGCCATCGCCGCCGCTGAGGCCCGCCTGGCGGTGCTCGATTCCGCCACCTAG
- the atpD gene encoding F0F1 ATP synthase subunit beta: MARNLVGRVSQVTGAVVDVQFEGDLPAILNALQVQNQGQTLVLEVAQHLGEKTVRTIAMDATEGLVRGQEVVDTGDAITVPVGPEMLGRIVNVIGQPIDERGAIETKTRMPIHREAPPLVDQSTEVEILVTGIKVVDLLAPYARGGKVGLFGGAGVGKTVLIQELINNVARAHGGYSVFAGVGERTREGNDLYHEMIESGVIKLDSDESKAALVYGQMNEPPGARARVGLTGLTLAEYFRDEEGQDVLFFVDNIFRFTQAGSEVSALLGRIPSAVGYQPTLGTDMGALQERITTTNKGSITSVQAIYVPADDLTDPAPATSFSHLDATTVLSRQIAELGIYPAVDPLDSTSRILDPRVVGEEHYQVAREVQRVLQTYKNLQDIIAILGMDELSEEDRLTVARARKIQRFLSQPFFVAEVFTGSPGKLVALEDTIRGFKGLVAGEYDDMPEGAFYMVGTIEEAVDKARQMAADAA; the protein is encoded by the coding sequence ATGGCACGGAACCTCGTTGGCCGCGTGAGCCAGGTGACAGGCGCGGTGGTTGACGTCCAGTTCGAAGGCGACTTGCCGGCGATTCTGAACGCCCTTCAAGTGCAGAACCAGGGCCAGACCCTGGTTCTTGAGGTGGCGCAGCATCTGGGTGAAAAGACCGTGCGGACCATCGCCATGGACGCCACCGAAGGCCTGGTGCGCGGTCAGGAAGTGGTGGATACGGGCGACGCCATCACCGTGCCGGTCGGGCCGGAGATGCTGGGCCGCATCGTCAACGTCATTGGCCAGCCGATCGATGAACGAGGGGCCATTGAGACCAAGACCCGCATGCCGATTCACCGTGAGGCGCCGCCGCTGGTGGATCAGTCCACGGAGGTCGAAATCCTGGTGACCGGCATCAAGGTTGTTGATCTGCTGGCGCCCTATGCCCGCGGCGGCAAGGTCGGCCTGTTTGGTGGCGCCGGTGTCGGCAAGACCGTGCTGATCCAGGAGCTTATCAACAATGTAGCCCGCGCCCATGGCGGCTATTCCGTCTTCGCCGGGGTCGGCGAGCGGACCCGCGAGGGCAATGATCTCTACCATGAGATGATCGAATCGGGCGTCATCAAGCTGGACAGCGACGAGTCCAAGGCGGCCCTGGTCTATGGCCAGATGAATGAGCCGCCGGGCGCGCGTGCGCGGGTCGGTCTGACCGGCCTGACGCTGGCCGAGTATTTCCGTGACGAGGAGGGGCAGGATGTCCTGTTCTTCGTCGACAATATCTTCCGCTTCACCCAGGCGGGCTCCGAGGTTTCGGCTCTGCTGGGGCGCATCCCGTCGGCTGTTGGTTATCAGCCGACACTGGGTACCGACATGGGTGCGCTGCAGGAACGGATCACCACCACCAACAAGGGGTCCATCACCTCGGTGCAGGCGATCTATGTGCCGGCCGACGATCTGACCGACCCGGCGCCGGCCACGTCATTCTCTCACCTGGATGCCACCACGGTGCTCAGCCGCCAGATCGCAGAGCTTGGCATTTACCCGGCGGTGGACCCGCTGGACTCCACCTCGCGTATTCTCGACCCGCGGGTGGTGGGTGAGGAGCATTATCAGGTGGCCAGAGAGGTGCAGCGCGTTCTGCAGACCTATAAGAATCTGCAGGACATCATCGCCATTCTCGGTATGGACGAGCTTTCGGAAGAAGACCGGCTGACGGTAGCGCGGGCGCGCAAGATACAGCGCTTCCTGTCGCAGCCCTTCTTCGTTGCCGAGGTGTTTACCGGATCGCCGGGCAAGCTGGTGGCGCTGGAGGATACGATCCGCGGCTTCAAGGGCCTGGTGGCCGGCGAGTATGACGATATGCCGGAGGGCGCCTTTTACATGGTGGGCACCATCGAAGAGGCCGTCGACAAGGCGCGCCAGATGGCGGCTGACGCGGCCTAG